In Aquipuribacter nitratireducens, the genomic stretch GTGCGCGGCGTACGTGCCCGTCGCCCCGTTGATCTTGCCGAGGTAGTCGGCGGAGCGCACGCGCGACAGCTGTCGCTGCAGCCGGTGGGCGAGGACGGCGAGCTCCTTGCCCATCGTCGTCGGGGTCGCCGGCTGCCCGTGCGTGCGGGACAGCATCGGCACCGAGCGGTACTGGCGGGCCATGCCGCCGAGCTGCTCGACGAGCGCGCCCGCGGCCGGCAGCCACACCTCCCGCACAGCCCGTTGCACGAGGCGCGCGTAGGCGAGGTTGTTGACGTCCTCGCTCGTGCACGCGAAGTGGACGACCTCCGACAGGTCCTCCAGCGAGGTGCCCGCCATGCGCTGCTTGAGGAGGTACTCGACGGCCTTGACGTCGTGGACCGTCACCTTCTCGATGTCCTTGAGCTCGAGGACGGTGTCGGCGTCGAAGGCGGCGGCGATGCCGTGGAGGCGGTGGACCTCGTCGTCGCGGAGCCGCCGCACGCCCGGGAGCACCTGGCGCTTCGTGAGGTGGAGCAGCCACGCCACCTCGATGCGGAGGCGCTCGCGGTTGAGCGCCGGCTCCGAGAGGTGCTCGAGCAGCCCCTCGACGGCGGGCCGGTAGCGGCCGTCCAGCGGGCTGAGGGTGACCTCACCGAGGTCGGCGGCGACCCTGGCGGACGTGCGGGAGACGGCGGGCTGATCGGTCACGGCGTCATCCTCGCGCATGCCTCACGCGTACCGGGCCGCCACCTCCGCGGCCTGGCTGCCGTACCCGCCGCCGAAGAGGGCGGCGTGCACGAGCAGCGGGTGCAGCTGGTGGAGGCCGACGCGCTCCTGCCAGCCCTCGGCCAGGGGAGCTGCCTCGTCGTACGCGGCGAGCACCCGGGTCAGGTGGGGCAGGTCGAAGAGCGCGAGCATCGCGAGGTCGGTCTCGCGGTGCCCGCCGTGGGCGGCGGGGTCGACCAGCACGACGCCCTCTGCGGTCCACAGGACGTTGCCGTTCCACAGGTCCCCGTGCAGCCGCGCCACGGGCTCCGCCGCGCCTCCCGCGCCGGGGTCGGCGACGAGCCGGTCGAGGACCCGGCCGACGACCGCCGACTGCTCCGCGGTGACGGCGCCGGTGTCGTGAGCCAGCCGCAGGTACGGCAGGAGCCGGTGCTCGGCGTACCACGGGGCCCAGTCGGTCCCGGCGCGCAGCGGCAGCACGAGGGGGCCGATGTAGCCGTCGCCCTCCCACCCGGCCGGTGGGCTGCCGAGGTGCGGGGCGCCGGCGGCGTGGGTGACGGCGAGGCGGCGGCCGAGCTCCTCCGCGGCCCCGGCCGTCGGCGCGACCTCCGTCAGCCGCGGCAGGACGAGGGCGTCGTCGTGGACGGCCACCGGCCGGACCACCGGCACGCCGCCGGGCACCTGCAGCCACCGCAGCCCCGCCGCCTCCACCGCGAAGTAGCCCGGCGGCGCGTCGACCCGCCGCTTGACGAGCAGGTCGGGGTCGTCGGCGAGGCGGACCCCGTCCCCGACGCCGCCCGGCTCGACGCTCACCGGTGCTCCCGGTCCCGGACGTCCACGACGCGACGCGACAGGTGCGCGAGGAGCCCCTCGCACGCGCGCTCCACCTGGTCGAGGACGAGGTCGAAGGCGTCGAGGTCGGAGTAGTAGGGGTCCGGCACGTCGAGGCTGCGCCCGATGTCCGCGCCGTGCGCCGCCGCCTCGGCGACCTCCGCCAGGCCGGGGTCGAAGGCCCGCAGCAGCCGCACCTTCTGCCGGTCGTGCTCGCTCGTCGTCCAGCCGCGCAGGGTGCGCATGTGCCCCCGGTCGAGAGCGAGGACGAGGTCGAGCTCGGGCAGCCAGGCGGGGTCGAAGAGCCGCGCGCGGTGGGCGCCGCCGTCGTAGCCGCGGGCGGCGAGGGCCCGCAGCGTGCGATCGTCAGCGCGTTCGCCGATGTGCCAGTCGCCGGTGCCGGCGGACGTCACGGCCACGAGGTCCCCGAGGCCCGCCTCCTGCACCTTGTGGGACAGCACGAGCTCGCCCATCGGAGAGCGGCAGATGTTGCCCGAGCACACGAAGCACACGCGCATCGGCCCCGGCATGGGCGCAATCCTGCCCCGCGACGGCGCGCGGCGACACCCCGCCGGCCGTCGTCGTCCTCACAACCGCACCGGCGCGGCGGTCGTCCACAGCCGCAGGTCCACCGCCGCCCGCGCGCAGCCGGGTCGGCCGCAGGCTGGCCGTGTGCCGGACGACATGTGGGTGGGGTTGGGAGCGGCCGTCGCCGAGGTGGCGGCGCGCGCGGCCGCAGCGCCGCCGACCTCCTGGCAGGGGCCGGCGGCGGAGACGTGCGCTGCCGAGGTGCGTTCCGCCGTCGCGGCCCTCGACGACGCCGAGGCCGGGGTCGCACGGGCCGCGTCGAAGGCCCGGGAGGCCGGGTGAGCGCCGCAGGTGGTCTCACGGTGACGGGCGGCACCGGCGGGGTCACCGCCCACCTGCCCGACCTCGACCGCGCGGCCGCGGTCCTCGCCGACTGCGCCGGCGACTGTGGGCGCCTCGTCGGTCTCGTGCTCGCGGAGGCGGCCCGCTGCGCGGGGCGCGCCGCGGCCGTGCTGCTGACCGCTCCCGTCTCCCCCCTCGCCCCGGTCGTCGCCCTCGACCTCCTCGGCAGCGCGGCTGCCGGCGCGGCCGCCGCGGAACGCCTCGCGCAGGCGGCCCGCG encodes the following:
- a CDS encoding fructosamine kinase family protein yields the protein MSVEPGGVGDGVRLADDPDLLVKRRVDAPPGYFAVEAAGLRWLQVPGGVPVVRPVAVHDDALVLPRLTEVAPTAGAAEELGRRLAVTHAAGAPHLGSPPAGWEGDGYIGPLVLPLRAGTDWAPWYAEHRLLPYLRLAHDTGAVTAEQSAVVGRVLDRLVADPGAGGAAEPVARLHGDLWNGNVLWTAEGVVLVDPAAHGGHRETDLAMLALFDLPHLTRVLAAYDEAAPLAEGWQERVGLHQLHPLLVHAALFGGGYGSQAAEVAARYA
- a CDS encoding low molecular weight protein-tyrosine-phosphatase is translated as MPGPMRVCFVCSGNICRSPMGELVLSHKVQEAGLGDLVAVTSAGTGDWHIGERADDRTLRALAARGYDGGAHRARLFDPAWLPELDLVLALDRGHMRTLRGWTTSEHDRQKVRLLRAFDPGLAEVAEAAAHGADIGRSLDVPDPYYSDLDAFDLVLDQVERACEGLLAHLSRRVVDVRDREHR